Proteins encoded together in one Sander lucioperca isolate FBNREF2018 chromosome 17, SLUC_FBN_1.2, whole genome shotgun sequence window:
- the cskmt gene encoding citrate synthase-lysine N-methyltransferase CSKMT, mitochondrial isoform X1 produces MRSRVIAARPNQRSSCTTTGDAVSSPFSWAVGTRTFGQSELLRWARVKKTRRKVAEEKMSLLAKSLTLSGRRLVAASVRHHSLTTELIENMDKKATWDRFYAESSNKTTTFKNFEWFFGFDAVRDFIMPLLQTESHPDALLQVLDMGCGTSALGPCIFRHSAHPVQVTCADISPIAVRLMQEHVRAKAIQPHNLCSQLEFVELDCTQLHRHYGCNSVDLIVDKGTTDALLRSKEGRGKASLVLKQCLKVLRSSGSVLQFSDEDPDARLLWLETEAQEPGVMAADVGVQEVGELRGMSYYCYQVTPRPIA; encoded by the exons ATGCGCAGTCGCGTCATTGCGGCACGACCTAATCAAAGATCGTCGTGTACAACAACGGGAGATGCTGTCTCGTCACCGTTTTCGTGGGCTGTTGGTACCAGGACATTTGGGCAGAGTGAGCTCCTCCGTTGGGCAAGAGTGAAGAAGACAAGACGCAAGGTCGCTGAAGAGAAAATGTCTCTGTTAGCAAAGTCGCTGACATTGTCAGGCAGGAGACTAGTTGCAGCTTCTGTACGGCATCACTCTCTTACAA CTGAACTGATTGAAAACATGGATAAGAAAGCAACCTGGGACCGCTTCTACGCTGAGAGCAGCAACAAGACAACCACCTTCAAAAACTTTGAGTGGTTCTTTGGCTTCGATGCTGTCCGGGACTTCATTATGCCTCTCTTGCAGACCGAGTCCCACCCAGATGCTCTGCTCCAAGTCCTGGATATGGGCTGTGGCACTTCTGCTCTAGGGCCCTGTATTTTCAGACACTCAGCCCACCCGGTCCAGGTCACTTGTGCAGACATTTCTCCCATAGCTGTGCGACTAATGCAGGAACACGTCCGAGCCAAAGCCATTCAGCCTCACAATCTTTGTTCTCAGCTTGAGTTTGTAGAGCTGGACTGCACACAGCTTCACAGGCACTATGGCTGTAACAGTGTGGACCTTATAGTTGATAAGGGCACCACAGACGCCTTGTTGAGGTCTAAGGAAGGGAGAGGGAAGGCCAGTCTGGTGCTGAAGCAGTGTTTGAAGGTGCTGCGGAGCTCAGGATCTGTGCTCCAGTTCTCCGATGAGGACCCTGATGCCAGGCTGCTGTGGCTGGAGACGGAGGCCCAGGAGCCGGGGGTGATGGCAGCAGATGTTGGGGTGCAGGAGGTTGGGGAGCTAAGGGGAATGTCGTACTACTGCTACCAAGTGACTCCTCGCCCTATTGCATAG
- the cskmt gene encoding citrate synthase-lysine N-methyltransferase CSKMT, mitochondrial isoform X2 has product MDKKATWDRFYAESSNKTTTFKNFEWFFGFDAVRDFIMPLLQTESHPDALLQVLDMGCGTSALGPCIFRHSAHPVQVTCADISPIAVRLMQEHVRAKAIQPHNLCSQLEFVELDCTQLHRHYGCNSVDLIVDKGTTDALLRSKEGRGKASLVLKQCLKVLRSSGSVLQFSDEDPDARLLWLETEAQEPGVMAADVGVQEVGELRGMSYYCYQVTPRPIA; this is encoded by the coding sequence ATGGATAAGAAAGCAACCTGGGACCGCTTCTACGCTGAGAGCAGCAACAAGACAACCACCTTCAAAAACTTTGAGTGGTTCTTTGGCTTCGATGCTGTCCGGGACTTCATTATGCCTCTCTTGCAGACCGAGTCCCACCCAGATGCTCTGCTCCAAGTCCTGGATATGGGCTGTGGCACTTCTGCTCTAGGGCCCTGTATTTTCAGACACTCAGCCCACCCGGTCCAGGTCACTTGTGCAGACATTTCTCCCATAGCTGTGCGACTAATGCAGGAACACGTCCGAGCCAAAGCCATTCAGCCTCACAATCTTTGTTCTCAGCTTGAGTTTGTAGAGCTGGACTGCACACAGCTTCACAGGCACTATGGCTGTAACAGTGTGGACCTTATAGTTGATAAGGGCACCACAGACGCCTTGTTGAGGTCTAAGGAAGGGAGAGGGAAGGCCAGTCTGGTGCTGAAGCAGTGTTTGAAGGTGCTGCGGAGCTCAGGATCTGTGCTCCAGTTCTCCGATGAGGACCCTGATGCCAGGCTGCTGTGGCTGGAGACGGAGGCCCAGGAGCCGGGGGTGATGGCAGCAGATGTTGGGGTGCAGGAGGTTGGGGAGCTAAGGGGAATGTCGTACTACTGCTACCAAGTGACTCCTCGCCCTATTGCATAG
- the LOC116042353 gene encoding L-selectin-like: protein MAAGGGTVHILLSEEGWEISTCLLHQYHYVAAKKTWAEAQAYCRKTYTDLAIIRNSEEINQLISTVASFGSNVWIGLYTQLNPEYVVMSQKMNWSSAQRYCRENFIDLATVRNDSENQKVLSLGQSKRWTWIGLFRDPNLYWSDGSGYSFSYWSTGPFTIGSTRACVLALPSTGKWKTTSCETRLPFVCYSVPAVMRQTIKLRMKPGDPSLDLNDPAVKADILKKAPGQDEEEWNEWSHPEVERTA, encoded by the exons ATGGCAGCGGGAGGGGGCACAGTCCACATCCTTCTGTCGGAGGAAG GCTGGGAGATCTCCACGTGCCTCCTGCATCAGTACCACTATGTTGCTGCTAAAAAGACTTGGGCTGAAGCTCAGGCCTACTGCAGAAAGACATACACGGACCTGGCCATCATTAGAAACTCTGAAGAAATTAACCAACTCATCAGCACCGTTGCATCTTTTGGCTCTAACGTGTGGATTGGCCTGTACA CACAGCTGAATCCTGAATATGTTGTCATGAGTCAAAAAATGAATTGGTCCAGCGCTCAGAGGTACTGCAGGGAGAACTTCATAGACCTGGCCACTGTGAGGAACGACTCTGAGAACCAGAAGGTCCTGAGCTTGGGGCAGAGTAAACGCTGGACATGGATTGGATTGTTCAGAGACCCTAACCTGTATTGGTCCGATGGGAGTGGCTACTCATTCAGCTACTGGTCCACAGGTCCATTCACTATTGGATCGACGAGGGCCTGCGTTCTTGCTTTGCCGAGCACAGGAAAATGGAAGACAACGTCCTGTGAGACTAGATTACCGTTTGTCTGCTACAGCGTGCCTG CAGTCATGAGGCAGACAATTAAACTGAGGATGAAGCCAGGGGACCCCTCTCTGGATCTGAATGACCCTGCTGTAAAAGCAGACATCCTGAAAAAAG CTCCAGGACAGGATGAAGAAGAATGGAATGAGTGGAGTCACCCTGAAGTGGAGAGAACAGCCTGA